A genomic segment from Tuwongella immobilis encodes:
- a CDS encoding 3-keto-disaccharide hydrolase, producing MMVRNRLRLLGLGLGLTLGLMGLHAAEPVSPPSKAESATTVLPSAKIDGTGPGWVALKRSDFADVNCKPDTWKFQDDGLITCTGQPVGVIRTTKKYTNFELVVEWKHLRSAGNSGVFVWALDEPLMSLKPGQLPHGIEVQVLDLGYTEQYEKATGKKATWFTTHGDVFRVGAAQLKPFPPISPDGSRSFPRKNLTKGINEWNHYYVRAINGEIRLWVNGEEVSGGNGANPATGYLCLESEGSPIEFRNLRIRELP from the coding sequence ATGATGGTGCGGAATCGGTTGCGGTTATTGGGGTTGGGGCTTGGCTTGACGCTGGGGTTGATGGGCCTGCACGCGGCGGAGCCGGTGAGCCCGCCGAGCAAGGCGGAATCGGCGACGACGGTCCTTCCATCGGCGAAGATCGATGGGACCGGGCCGGGTTGGGTGGCACTCAAACGCAGTGATTTCGCGGATGTGAATTGCAAGCCGGATACCTGGAAATTCCAAGACGATGGACTCATCACCTGCACGGGTCAGCCGGTGGGCGTGATTCGGACCACGAAGAAATATACGAATTTCGAACTGGTCGTGGAATGGAAGCATCTGCGCAGTGCGGGGAATTCGGGAGTGTTTGTCTGGGCGTTGGATGAGCCGTTGATGAGCCTGAAGCCGGGGCAGTTGCCGCATGGCATCGAAGTGCAAGTGTTGGATTTGGGCTACACGGAACAATACGAAAAAGCGACGGGGAAGAAGGCCACTTGGTTTACCACGCATGGCGATGTCTTCCGCGTTGGGGCCGCTCAGTTGAAGCCGTTCCCGCCGATTTCGCCGGATGGAAGCCGGAGTTTCCCGCGGAAGAATCTCACGAAGGGAATCAACGAATGGAATCATTACTATGTGCGTGCCATTAATGGCGAAATTCGGTTGTGGGTGAACGGCGAAGAGGTTTCGGGTGGGAACGGTGCCAACCCTGCGACGGGGTATCTCTGCTTGGAATCGGAAGGCTCGCCGATCGAATTTCGGAATTTGCGAATTCGGGAATTGCCGTAA
- a CDS encoding peptide MFS transporter, translating into MSTGSTPAAPTPLHARTFLGHPLGLYVLFFTEMWERFSYYGMRGLLMLYMINYFRWVPSDASTVYKIYTTLVYVTPILGGFLADRYLGNRMAVIIGATLMAIGHFLMAFEDYPIFLTALGFLIIGNGFFKPNMSTIVGRLYPANDPRRDGAYTIFYMGINLGAFLSPLVCGWLAENTLGSYHSGFTMAGIGMVIGLVTYLLGQPLIKEIVDSVPPAEIANSAPTPTNTALSEAEAAKTPSVLGGLSKIMPTLLFGAGGLMVLTAVILLSNGTLNFFNAVMLALGGISSGIIAWLASKYEGGLRDRILAIVGLGIFVIFFWAAFEQAGNVLNIWADKHTLRYMNEDEKAPTVRQGIPSDPTEKEREQSTVMERLSKMFVLKETKAEVAQNDDKGFLHPLVNPIPTAWFQSINAVLIVLIAPIMAWLWLRLGSKQPSIPMKMAIGLGFMSASTAVMISAARSEGQPYRIELKSSIEQGTLKVGSTGQLMIEKETPVEGQAPIIERHAANQGRITIEDKMLVSVGVLPDIERDRIIAASAPKAFQTKLAELAELSKKLEGKKNETRSVTLDAIPEGFDLGYAGLPNKHVRLNVATKELITEIPLQTKEQVLIGVAAGNPEIRELFSKVMVESTKFRVSPMWLVLAYLLATVGELCLSPIGLSMVNKLAPRQYSTMLMGIWMLTSAFGNFVAGSAGEFWDVTDPVQFFLMISVVVGISSLVLLVTSKLMNRLMHGVS; encoded by the coding sequence ATGAGCACCGGCAGTACCCCCGCCGCGCCCACGCCCCTGCATGCCCGCACGTTCTTGGGCCATCCGTTGGGGCTATACGTTCTGTTCTTCACCGAAATGTGGGAACGCTTCAGCTACTACGGCATGCGTGGTCTGCTGATGCTGTACATGATTAACTACTTCCGTTGGGTGCCTTCGGATGCCTCGACGGTGTACAAAATCTACACCACACTCGTCTATGTCACCCCGATTCTGGGTGGCTTCTTGGCGGATCGCTACCTGGGCAACCGCATGGCGGTCATCATCGGAGCGACACTCATGGCCATCGGGCACTTCCTGATGGCCTTTGAAGATTATCCCATCTTTCTGACGGCGCTGGGGTTCCTGATTATCGGGAACGGATTCTTCAAGCCGAATATGTCCACCATCGTCGGACGGCTCTACCCGGCGAACGACCCCAGACGCGACGGGGCGTACACCATCTTCTACATGGGCATTAACCTGGGTGCGTTTCTCTCGCCGTTGGTCTGCGGCTGGTTGGCCGAGAATACCTTGGGAAGCTATCACAGCGGCTTCACCATGGCGGGCATTGGCATGGTGATTGGGCTGGTGACGTACCTCTTGGGCCAGCCGCTGATTAAAGAAATCGTCGATTCCGTTCCGCCTGCCGAAATCGCCAATTCCGCCCCGACGCCAACCAATACCGCACTCAGCGAAGCCGAAGCCGCCAAAACCCCATCGGTGCTTGGTGGCCTCAGCAAAATCATGCCGACGCTGCTGTTCGGTGCGGGTGGCTTGATGGTGTTGACCGCCGTCATTCTTCTCAGCAACGGGACGTTGAACTTTTTCAATGCCGTGATGCTGGCCTTGGGTGGGATTTCGTCGGGCATCATCGCCTGGCTCGCATCGAAGTACGAAGGTGGCCTGCGCGATCGCATTTTGGCCATCGTCGGGTTGGGCATCTTCGTGATTTTCTTTTGGGCCGCGTTTGAACAAGCGGGCAACGTGCTGAATATCTGGGCCGATAAACACACGCTCCGCTACATGAACGAGGACGAAAAAGCACCCACCGTTCGCCAAGGGATCCCGTCCGATCCCACCGAAAAAGAGCGCGAACAATCGACGGTGATGGAACGACTAAGCAAGATGTTTGTTCTGAAAGAAACGAAGGCAGAAGTCGCCCAGAACGATGACAAAGGTTTCTTGCATCCGTTGGTCAATCCGATTCCCACGGCGTGGTTCCAATCGATCAATGCCGTCTTGATCGTGCTCATTGCCCCCATTATGGCGTGGCTGTGGTTGCGGTTAGGGTCGAAACAGCCGTCGATTCCGATGAAGATGGCCATTGGCCTGGGCTTTATGTCGGCGAGCACGGCGGTGATGATTTCCGCCGCGCGCAGCGAAGGGCAACCGTATCGCATCGAACTGAAGTCGAGCATCGAACAGGGTACCCTGAAAGTTGGCTCCACGGGTCAGTTGATGATTGAGAAGGAAACGCCCGTCGAGGGTCAAGCGCCGATCATCGAACGCCACGCCGCCAATCAGGGCCGCATCACCATTGAAGACAAAATGCTGGTCTCGGTGGGGGTGTTGCCGGACATCGAGCGCGACCGGATCATCGCCGCCAGCGCTCCGAAGGCGTTCCAAACGAAACTGGCCGAACTGGCCGAGTTGTCGAAGAAACTGGAAGGCAAGAAAAACGAAACCCGTTCCGTGACGCTGGACGCCATTCCCGAAGGATTCGATCTGGGCTACGCCGGATTGCCGAACAAACACGTTCGACTCAATGTGGCAACGAAGGAACTCATCACCGAAATCCCGCTGCAAACCAAGGAACAAGTGCTGATTGGGGTGGCCGCTGGCAACCCGGAAATCCGCGAGCTGTTTTCCAAGGTGATGGTCGAATCGACCAAATTCCGAGTCAGCCCGATGTGGCTGGTGCTGGCGTATCTGTTGGCGACCGTTGGCGAACTCTGCTTGTCTCCGATTGGTCTGTCGATGGTCAATAAGTTGGCTCCGCGGCAATACTCGACGATGCTGATGGGCATTTGGATGCTCACCAGTGCGTTCGGGAACTTCGTGGCCGGCAGCGCGGGCGAATTCTGGGATGTGACCGACCCGGTGCAGTTCTTCCTGATGATTAGCGTCGTCGTGGGCATCTCCAGCTTGGTGTTGTTGGTGACGTCCAAGCTGATGAATCGCCTGATGCACGGCGTGAGTTAA
- a CDS encoding flagellar basal body P-ring protein FlgI produces MNHARLVLTVLLCGLTGCMSPGTSRLQSEDTEATAPGETRLVGDITSFANAGPIQVSGVGLVINLDGTGGSTPPGTYRNMLEQELKKRGIDNFRELIDSKNNALVLVSGEIPAGARKGDRIDLDVTLPTGSKATSLRGGYLAETVLVDFNTSENLAPQSAAVRGNKLLLGDELVVAEGPLMPGIRKEKADDQETLVGVDASQPIKKAQLWSGGRIKSDRLMYVALNTGHQRYAESVRVGNRLNDTFSGTLAGVDKMAEPKTKEVVTLKVPQHYRQNLARYMRVVRMVPLSPVPDGADYRRNLQMQLQDPATCMVAALKLEALGASSVPLLEAALRNESPLVRFAAAEALTYLGRTSGVDELGAIAMTEPTLQAYCLTALSSLDEAKCHAKLQELLTCEVSEVRYGAFRALQTLDSNNEMARGEKLNETYFLHELAPDSKGMVHVLTSHRPEVVVFGRTPKLVAPFSYAIGNDFTLTAGLNDSKITISRFSVNKGQKQVQCGYEVGEVIRTLASLEASYSDILDLLSQANRCKSLNCPLAVDALPKAASVKAIAERGKVSGLPNPDAPEDGTDTQANQ; encoded by the coding sequence ATGAACCACGCACGACTGGTACTCACCGTCTTGCTCTGTGGCTTAACGGGCTGTATGTCGCCGGGGACGTCTCGGTTGCAGTCCGAAGACACGGAAGCAACCGCACCGGGGGAGACCCGATTAGTCGGGGATATTACCTCGTTTGCGAATGCCGGCCCGATTCAGGTGTCCGGGGTGGGTCTGGTAATTAACCTGGACGGCACGGGGGGATCGACGCCGCCGGGGACTTACCGCAACATGCTGGAACAAGAACTGAAGAAGCGCGGAATTGACAACTTCCGCGAATTAATTGATTCCAAGAATAATGCGTTGGTGCTGGTGAGCGGAGAAATTCCCGCCGGTGCCCGCAAGGGAGATCGCATCGACCTGGATGTGACGCTGCCCACCGGCTCGAAGGCGACGAGCCTTCGCGGTGGATACCTGGCGGAAACCGTCCTGGTCGACTTTAACACCAGCGAAAATCTCGCGCCGCAATCGGCTGCGGTTCGCGGCAATAAGTTGTTGCTGGGGGATGAGTTGGTGGTCGCCGAGGGGCCGTTGATGCCGGGCATTCGCAAGGAAAAAGCGGATGACCAAGAAACGCTCGTCGGTGTGGATGCCAGCCAGCCCATCAAGAAAGCGCAATTGTGGAGCGGCGGCCGAATCAAGAGTGATCGGCTCATGTATGTTGCGCTCAACACAGGCCACCAACGCTATGCCGAATCGGTTCGCGTGGGCAATCGGTTGAACGACACCTTCAGCGGAACGCTGGCGGGTGTGGACAAAATGGCCGAGCCAAAGACCAAAGAAGTGGTCACGCTCAAGGTACCGCAGCACTATCGGCAGAATCTGGCCCGCTACATGCGTGTGGTGCGCATGGTGCCGCTCAGCCCCGTGCCGGATGGTGCGGATTATCGCCGCAATCTGCAAATGCAATTGCAAGATCCGGCAACGTGTATGGTGGCCGCGCTCAAACTCGAAGCCTTGGGTGCCAGCAGCGTGCCACTCTTGGAAGCGGCTCTGCGAAATGAATCGCCGTTGGTGCGATTCGCGGCGGCGGAAGCGCTGACGTATCTGGGCCGCACCAGTGGCGTGGATGAACTCGGCGCAATCGCCATGACCGAACCGACGCTGCAAGCCTACTGTCTGACGGCGTTAAGCTCGTTGGATGAGGCCAAATGTCACGCCAAACTGCAAGAATTGCTGACGTGCGAGGTCTCCGAAGTTCGCTACGGTGCCTTCCGGGCCTTGCAAACGCTGGATTCCAACAACGAGATGGCTCGGGGCGAGAAACTCAACGAGACGTATTTCTTGCATGAATTGGCACCAGATTCCAAAGGCATGGTGCATGTGCTGACCTCGCATCGGCCGGAAGTGGTCGTGTTTGGCCGCACCCCGAAATTGGTGGCGCCGTTCTCGTATGCCATTGGCAATGACTTCACATTGACGGCGGGGCTGAACGACTCCAAGATCACGATCAGCCGCTTCTCGGTCAACAAAGGTCAGAAGCAAGTGCAATGCGGCTACGAAGTGGGTGAGGTGATTCGCACATTGGCCTCGCTCGAAGCGAGCTATAGCGATATCCTCGATCTGCTGTCGCAGGCGAACCGCTGCAAGAGTCTCAATTGTCCGCTTGCGGTGGATGCCCTGCCCAAGGCGGCGAGCGTGAAAGCGATTGCCGAACGCGGAAAGGTCAGCGGCTTGCCG